A genome region from Phaenicophaeus curvirostris isolate KB17595 chromosome 10, BPBGC_Pcur_1.0, whole genome shotgun sequence includes the following:
- the PIK3CB gene encoding phosphatidylinositol 4,5-bisphosphate 3-kinase catalytic subunit beta isoform isoform X1 gives MPPAVTDSLDIWAVDSQIGADGSVSVDFLLPTGIYINLDVPRDATISHIKQLLWKQAHAYPLFHLLMEIDSYMFSCVNQTAVHEELEDESRRLCDVRPFLPVLKLVTRNCDPGEKLDSKIGVLIGKGLHEFDALQDPEVNDFRAKMRRISEEKIHSLVGLSWMDWLKHTYPPEQEPVIPESFQDKLYGGNLVVAVHFDNCQDVFSFQVSPNMNPIKLNELAIRKRLTIHGREDEEVDPADYVLQVSGRLEYVFGDHPLIQFQYIRNCVMNRTLPQLTLVECITIKKMCEQEMIAIEAAINRKSCNLPLPLPPKKTRTTTSVWDISNPFKIILLKGNKLNTEENAKVHIRAGLFHGTELLCKTVVSTEISGRSDHVWNEVLEFEINVCDLPRMARLCFAVYAVMDKMKTKKSTKAMNPSKYQTIRKAGKVHYPVAWVNTMVFDYKGQLKSGELVLHSWSSFPDELEEMLNPMGTVQTNPYTENATALHIRFQEYSKQPVNYPPFDKILEKAAEIARSSDNAAMAGRGGKKFYVVLKEIMERDPLSQLCENEMDLIWTLRYDCRENFPQSLPKLLLSLKWNKLEDVAQLQALLQIWPKLLPREALELLDFNYPDQYVREYAVGCLRQMSDEELSQYLLQLVQVLKYEPFLDCALSRFLLERALANRRIGQMLFWHLRSEVHIPAVSVQFGLILEAYCRGSVAHMKVLAKQVEALNKMKTLNSLIKLNAMKQSKAKGKDAMHTCLKQNAYREALSDLQSPLNPSVILSELHVEKCRYMDSKMKPLWIVYNNKMFGGDLVGIIFKNGDDLRQDMLTLQMLRLMDILWKEAGLDLRILPYGCLATGDHSGLIEAVSSSETIADIQLNSSNVAAAAAFNKDALLNWLKEYNLGDDLDRAIEEFTLSCAGYCVATYVLGIGDRHSDNIMVRKNGQLFHIDFGHILGNFKSKFGIKRERVPFILTYDFIHVIQQGKTGNTEKFGRFRQYCEEAYLILRKHGNLFITLFALMLTAGLPELTSVKDIQYLKDSLALGKSEEEALKQFKQKFDEALRESWTTKVNWMAHTVRKDYRS, from the exons ctaTTATGGAAGCAGGCACATGCCTATCCGCTCTTTCATCTCCTCATGGAGATTGACTCCTACATGTTCTCCTGCGTGAATCAGACTGCTGTCCATGAAGAGCTAGAGGATGAATCACGGAGACTTTGTGATGTTAGGCCCTTTCTTCCTGTCCTTAAACTAGTGACAAGGAATTGTGATCCAGGAGAAAAGTTGGATTCCAAAATAGGAGTCCTTATAGGCAAAG GTCTCCATGAGTTTGATGCCTTACAAGATCCTGAAGTGAATGACTTCCGAGCTAAAATGCGGAGAATCAGTGAGGAGAAGATTCATTCGCTTGTGGGTCTCTCCTGGATGGACTGGTTAAAGCACACTTACCCACCAGAACAGGAACCTGTTATCCCAGAGAGCTTCCAGGATAAGCTCTACGGCGGAAATCTTGTAGTGGCTGTTCATTTTGATAACTGCCAG gATGTGTTTAGTTTTCAGGTGTCTCCTAACATGAACCCCATCAAGCTGAATGAGCTGGCAATCCGAAAACGTTTGACTATCCATGGAAGAGAAGATGAGGAAGTTGATCCTGCTGACTATGTCCTGCAAGTTAGCGGAAGGCTAGAGTATGTTTTTGGTGATCATCCATTAATTCAGTTTCAG TATATACGCAACTGTGTGATGAACAGGACTCTTCCTCAGCTGACTCTTGTTGAGTGTATTACTATAAAGAAAATGTGCGAGCAGGAGATGATTGCCATAGAAGCTGCCATAAACCGAAAATCATGcaaccttcctcttcctctgccaccaaaaaaaacaagaacaacaacT agtGTGTGGGATATTTCCAACCCTTTCAAGATTATTCTGTTAAAGGGTAATAAactaaatacagaagaaaatgccaAA GTTCACATTAGGGCTGGTCTTTTCCATGGTACAGAACTCCTTTGTAAAACTGTTGTAAGCACAGAAATATCTGGGAGAAGCGACCACGTTTGGAATGAAGTACTTGAGTTTGAAATAAATGTCTGTGATCTACCAAGAATGGCAAGGCTCTGCTTTGCAGTCTATGCTGTCATGGATAAGATGAAAACTAAAAAGTCCACCAAGGCGATGAATCCTTCCAAATACCAAACCAttaggaaagcaggaaaagtg CATTATCCTGTGGCCTGGGTAAATACGATGGTGTTTGATTATAAAGGACAGTTGAAGAGTGGAGAACTGGTACTGCACAGCTGGTCATCGTTTCCTG ATGAGCTTGAAGAAATGTTGAATCCAATGGGAACCGTCCAGACTAACCCTTACACTGAAAACGCAACAGCTTTGCACATTAGATTTCAAGAATATTCCAAACAGCCTGTTAATTACCCTCCCTTTGATAAG ATACTTGAAAAGGCAGCTGAGATTGCAAGAAGTAGTGACAATGCTGCAATGGCG GGTCGAGGTGGTAAGAAGTTTTATGTTGTGCtaaaagaaataatggaaaGAGATCCTTTATCTCAACtctgtgaaaatgaaatggATCTTATTTGGACTTTGCGATACGACTGTCGTGAAAATTTTCCACAATCATTGCCCAAACTGCTGCTCTCTTTAAAATGGAACAAACTTGAAGATGTTGCTCAG CTGCAGGCTCTCCTGCAGATATGGCCCAAGCTGCTGCCTAGAGAAGCCTTAGAACTGTTGGATTTCAACTACCCGGACCAGTACGTGAGAGAATACGCAGTGGGCTGTTTAAGGCAAATGAG TGATGAAGAGCTCTCTCAGTATCTTCTTCAACTTGTGCAAGTCCTGAAATACGAACCTTTTCTTGACTGCGCTCTCTCCAGATTTCTGCTAGAGAGAGCACTTGCTAACAGGAGGATAGGACAGATGTTGTTTTGGCATCTAAG GTCGGAGGTTCACATACCCGCCGTTTCAGTGCAGTTCGGTTTGATACTTGAAGCTTACTGCCGAGGAAGTGTCGCTCACATGAAAGTGCTTGCTAAACAG GTGGAAGCCCTTAATAAAATGAAGACTTTGAATAGTCTGATTAAGTTGAATGCcatgaagcaaagcaaagcaaaaggaaaagatgcaaTGCATACGTGTTTGAAACAAAATGCTTACAGAGAAGCACTTTCTGACCTCCAGTCTCCTCTGAATCCTTCTGTCATACTTTCAGAACTACA TGTTGAGAAATGTAGATATATGGATTCTAAAATGAAGCCTCTATGGATAGTATACAACAATAAGATGTTTGGAGGAGATCTTGTAGGGATCATCTTTAAAAATGGCGATG ATCTCCGACAGGACATGTTGACGCTCCAGATGTTGCGTTTGATGGACATACTTTGGAAAGAAGCTGGTCTGGATCTCCG gaTATTGCCATACGGCTGTCTAGCGACTGGGGATCACTCTGGCCTTATTGAGGCTGTTTCTAGTTCAGAAACCATTGCTGACATTCAGTTAAATAGTAGCAacgttgctgctgctgctgcctttaacAAAGATGCTCTCTTGAACTGGCTGAAGGAATACAACTTAGG AGATGACCTGGATCGAGCCATTGAAGAATTTACTCTGTCTTGTGCTGGCTACTGTGTAGCTACTTACGTGCTGGGGATTGGTGACAGACACAGTGACAATATCATGGTCAGGAAAAATGGTCAG CTCTTTCATATAGATTTTGGGCATATTCTTGGCAACTTCAAGTCCAAGTTTGGAATTAAAAGGGAACGAGTACCTTTCATACTCACCTATGATTTCATTCATGTTATTCAACAAGGAAAAACAGGGAACACCGAAAAATTTGGCCG GTTCCGCCAGTATTGTGAAGAAGCGTACTTGATTCTGCGGAAACATGGAAACCTATTTATTACCCTCTTTGCACTGATGCTAACTGCAGGGCTTCCAGAGCTAACCTCTGTCAAGGACATCCAGTATCTCAAG GACTCTCTGGCCTTAGGGAAGAGTGAGGAAGAAGCACTAAAACAGTTTAAGCAAAAGTTTGATGAAGCACTCCGGGAAAGTTGGACTACGAAAGTGAACTGGATGGCTCACACTGTTCGAAAAGACTACAGATCCTAG
- the PIK3CB gene encoding phosphatidylinositol 4,5-bisphosphate 3-kinase catalytic subunit beta isoform isoform X2 yields MARLCFAVYAVMDKMKTKKSTKAMNPSKYQTIRKAGKVHYPVAWVNTMVFDYKGQLKSGELVLHSWSSFPDELEEMLNPMGTVQTNPYTENATALHIRFQEYSKQPVNYPPFDKILEKAAEIARSSDNAAMAGRGGKKFYVVLKEIMERDPLSQLCENEMDLIWTLRYDCRENFPQSLPKLLLSLKWNKLEDVAQLQALLQIWPKLLPREALELLDFNYPDQYVREYAVGCLRQMSDEELSQYLLQLVQVLKYEPFLDCALSRFLLERALANRRIGQMLFWHLRSEVHIPAVSVQFGLILEAYCRGSVAHMKVLAKQVEALNKMKTLNSLIKLNAMKQSKAKGKDAMHTCLKQNAYREALSDLQSPLNPSVILSELHVEKCRYMDSKMKPLWIVYNNKMFGGDLVGIIFKNGDDLRQDMLTLQMLRLMDILWKEAGLDLRILPYGCLATGDHSGLIEAVSSSETIADIQLNSSNVAAAAAFNKDALLNWLKEYNLGDDLDRAIEEFTLSCAGYCVATYVLGIGDRHSDNIMVRKNGQLFHIDFGHILGNFKSKFGIKRERVPFILTYDFIHVIQQGKTGNTEKFGRFRQYCEEAYLILRKHGNLFITLFALMLTAGLPELTSVKDIQYLKDSLALGKSEEEALKQFKQKFDEALRESWTTKVNWMAHTVRKDYRS; encoded by the exons ATGGCAAGGCTCTGCTTTGCAGTCTATGCTGTCATGGATAAGATGAAAACTAAAAAGTCCACCAAGGCGATGAATCCTTCCAAATACCAAACCAttaggaaagcaggaaaagtg CATTATCCTGTGGCCTGGGTAAATACGATGGTGTTTGATTATAAAGGACAGTTGAAGAGTGGAGAACTGGTACTGCACAGCTGGTCATCGTTTCCTG ATGAGCTTGAAGAAATGTTGAATCCAATGGGAACCGTCCAGACTAACCCTTACACTGAAAACGCAACAGCTTTGCACATTAGATTTCAAGAATATTCCAAACAGCCTGTTAATTACCCTCCCTTTGATAAG ATACTTGAAAAGGCAGCTGAGATTGCAAGAAGTAGTGACAATGCTGCAATGGCG GGTCGAGGTGGTAAGAAGTTTTATGTTGTGCtaaaagaaataatggaaaGAGATCCTTTATCTCAACtctgtgaaaatgaaatggATCTTATTTGGACTTTGCGATACGACTGTCGTGAAAATTTTCCACAATCATTGCCCAAACTGCTGCTCTCTTTAAAATGGAACAAACTTGAAGATGTTGCTCAG CTGCAGGCTCTCCTGCAGATATGGCCCAAGCTGCTGCCTAGAGAAGCCTTAGAACTGTTGGATTTCAACTACCCGGACCAGTACGTGAGAGAATACGCAGTGGGCTGTTTAAGGCAAATGAG TGATGAAGAGCTCTCTCAGTATCTTCTTCAACTTGTGCAAGTCCTGAAATACGAACCTTTTCTTGACTGCGCTCTCTCCAGATTTCTGCTAGAGAGAGCACTTGCTAACAGGAGGATAGGACAGATGTTGTTTTGGCATCTAAG GTCGGAGGTTCACATACCCGCCGTTTCAGTGCAGTTCGGTTTGATACTTGAAGCTTACTGCCGAGGAAGTGTCGCTCACATGAAAGTGCTTGCTAAACAG GTGGAAGCCCTTAATAAAATGAAGACTTTGAATAGTCTGATTAAGTTGAATGCcatgaagcaaagcaaagcaaaaggaaaagatgcaaTGCATACGTGTTTGAAACAAAATGCTTACAGAGAAGCACTTTCTGACCTCCAGTCTCCTCTGAATCCTTCTGTCATACTTTCAGAACTACA TGTTGAGAAATGTAGATATATGGATTCTAAAATGAAGCCTCTATGGATAGTATACAACAATAAGATGTTTGGAGGAGATCTTGTAGGGATCATCTTTAAAAATGGCGATG ATCTCCGACAGGACATGTTGACGCTCCAGATGTTGCGTTTGATGGACATACTTTGGAAAGAAGCTGGTCTGGATCTCCG gaTATTGCCATACGGCTGTCTAGCGACTGGGGATCACTCTGGCCTTATTGAGGCTGTTTCTAGTTCAGAAACCATTGCTGACATTCAGTTAAATAGTAGCAacgttgctgctgctgctgcctttaacAAAGATGCTCTCTTGAACTGGCTGAAGGAATACAACTTAGG AGATGACCTGGATCGAGCCATTGAAGAATTTACTCTGTCTTGTGCTGGCTACTGTGTAGCTACTTACGTGCTGGGGATTGGTGACAGACACAGTGACAATATCATGGTCAGGAAAAATGGTCAG CTCTTTCATATAGATTTTGGGCATATTCTTGGCAACTTCAAGTCCAAGTTTGGAATTAAAAGGGAACGAGTACCTTTCATACTCACCTATGATTTCATTCATGTTATTCAACAAGGAAAAACAGGGAACACCGAAAAATTTGGCCG GTTCCGCCAGTATTGTGAAGAAGCGTACTTGATTCTGCGGAAACATGGAAACCTATTTATTACCCTCTTTGCACTGATGCTAACTGCAGGGCTTCCAGAGCTAACCTCTGTCAAGGACATCCAGTATCTCAAG GACTCTCTGGCCTTAGGGAAGAGTGAGGAAGAAGCACTAAAACAGTTTAAGCAAAAGTTTGATGAAGCACTCCGGGAAAGTTGGACTACGAAAGTGAACTGGATGGCTCACACTGTTCGAAAAGACTACAGATCCTAG